One Aspergillus oryzae RIB40 DNA, chromosome 2 genomic window carries:
- a CDS encoding putative MFS allantoate transporter (permease of the major facilitator superfamily), with amino-acid sequence MIDATKDTKADARSSTSVEKHGDVISGEICDIGADLYAEVGQLSSEELEREGAEVRKLLDWRILPMLYVTYVIQYLDKLSLNYASAYSLIPDLGLEGQRYSWVAAIFNFGYLFWAIPSNLMIQRLPLAKYMGTVLIIWAGLVIAHVGAKNYAGILVLRFLLGMAEAGVSPCMMNFTSMFYKRAEQPLRMAIWLSGNGMATMVGALLGFGLGHSHNTSLRSWQLIFLTIGLLNFVTGCFFLWLMPDSPSTAKFLSHRQRVVAVHRVSENMIGVKTKAIKLHQALEIFYDIKVLCCVGIGIACGVINGGVSNFSSSLIKGYGFSGIYATLLQLPTGAIEAVIVPICGLISTYVRDSRCIVLAVVCLIPFGGLLGIRFTDIDHRWTLVGCTWLQYIIGAPVIISWNLLSTNVAGHTKRSFANGVWFTVYASGNVAGANIFFAREAPRYYSALTGLLVCYAGMIVLCAAAYMAMKWENLRRDRNMLSEETAERREEAAVLDGFKDMTDMESKHFRYAL; translated from the exons ATGATTGACGCCACCAAGGACACGAAAGCTGACGCGCGGAGCTCCACCAGCGTTGAGAAACATGGCGACGTTATCTCGGGTGAGATCTGCGACATTGGTGCGGACCTTTATGCTGAAGTCGGTCAACTATCGTCTGAAGAGCTCGAACGCGAAGGCGCCGAAGTGCGCAAGCTCCTGGACTGGCGCATTCTGCCTATG TTATATGTAACATATGTTATCCAATATTTAG ACAAACTGTCACTCAATTATGCCTCCGCTTATTCGTTAATCCCAGACCTTGGTCTAGAGGGTCAAAGGTACTCGTGGGTGGCAGCGATATTCAATTTCGGATATCTTTTTTGGGCTATT CCATCCAATCTGATGATCCAACGTTTGCCACTCGCAAAGTATATGGGAACTGTTTTGATTATCTGGGCTGGCCTTGTCATTGCACACGTTGGAGCCAAAAACTACGCGGGGATACTGGTTCTCAGATTTCTGCTGGGCATGGCGGAGGCTGGCGTTAGCCCATGCA TGATGAACTTCACCTCAATGTTCTACAAACGAGCCGAACAGCCTCTCCGGATGGCTATTTGGCTATCTGGGAATGGAATGGCAACGATGGTCGGCGCTCtcttgggatttggattAGGTCATTCTCACAATACCAGCCTGCGGAGCTGGCAGCTGATCTTCTTAACTATTGGATTACTCAATTTCGTTACTGgatgcttctttctctggctCATGCCGGACTCACCGAGTACAGCGAAATTTCTGTCCCACAGACAGCGCGTTGTGGCAGTTCACAGAGTATCGGAGAATATGATCGGGGTAAAGACTAAGGCAATCAAACTGCATCAAGCTTTGGAGATCTTTTACGACATCAAAGTACTCTGCTGTGTCGGCATCGGCATCGCCTGCGGCGTTATCAACGGTGGTGTATCCAActtctcatcatcgttgaTCAAAGGATACGGCTTCAGTGGCATTTATGCAACACTCCTGCAGCTACCAACTGGAGCTATCGAAGCCGTAATAGTCCCTATTTGCGGCTTAATATCAACATACGTGCGGGACTCGCGCTGCATAGTGTTGGCTGTCGTGTGTTTGATTCCATTCGGTGGCCTCCTCGGTATTCGTTTCACGGATATTGACCATCGCTGGACACTGGTAGGCTGCACATGGCTTCAATACATCATTGGTGCTCCCGTCATCATATCATGGAACCTCCTGTCCACCAATGTGGCTGGTCATACGAAACGCTCCTTCGCCAACGGAGTCTGGTTCACGGTATATGCGAGCGGAAACGTTGCGGGGGCTAACATCTTCTTTGCTCGCGAAGCTCCACGGTATTATTCAGCATTGACTGGTCTTCTTGTCTGCTACGCGGGGATGATTGTTCTATGTGCTGCTGCGTATATGGCCATGAAGTGGGAAAATCTACGAAGAGATCGCAATATGTTATCAGAGGAAACCGCGGAACGTCGGGAGGAGGCGGCTGTTCTCGATGGCTTTAAGGATATGACAGATATGGAGTCTAAACACTTCAGATATGCGCTCTGA
- a CDS encoding uncharacterized protein (beta-glucosidase, lactase phlorizinhydrolase, and related proteins), translating into MGSTSTSTLPPDFLWGFATASYQIEGAVNEDGRGPSIWDTFCKIPGKIAGGANGDVACDSYHRTHEDIALLKACGAKAYRFSLSWSRIIPLGGRNDPINEKGLQYYIKFVDDLHAAGITPLVTLFHWDLPDELDKRYGGLLNKEEFVADFAHYARIVFKAFGSKVKHWITFNEPWCSSVLGYNVGQFAPGRTSDRSKSPVGDSSRECWIVGHSLLVAHGAAVKIYRDEFKASDGGEIGITLNGDWAEPWDPENPADVEACDRKIEFAISWFADPIYHGKYPDSMVKQLGDRLPKWTPEDIALVHGSNDFYGMNHYCANFIKAKTGEADPNDTAGNLEILLQNKKGEWVGPETQSPWLRPSAIGFRKLLKWLSERYNYPKIYVTENGTSLKGENDLPLEQLLQDDFRTQYFRDYIGAMADAYTLDGVNVRAYMAWSLME; encoded by the exons ATGGGTTCCACTTCAACATCGACTCTCCCACCCGACTTTCTATGGGGATTCGCAACAGCGAG TTACCAGATTGAAGGAGCCGTAAATGAGGACGGACGAGGTCCATCCATCTGGGATACATTTTGCAAGATCCCCGGTAAAATTGCTGGAGGCGCCAATGGCGATGTGGCTTGCGACTCATACCATCGCACACACGAGGATATTGCCTTGCTCAAGGCTTGCGGTGCCAAGGCATACCGTTTCTCACTCTCTTG GTCCCGCATTATTCCACTCGGTGGCCGAAACGACCCCATCAATGAGAAAGGCTTGCAATATTATATAAAGTTCGTCGACGACCTGCATGCTGCTGGTATCACTCCTCTCGTTACTTTGTTTCACTGGGATCTTCCCGATGAGCTCGACAAACGCTACGGCGGTCTCCTCAATAAGGAAGAGTTCGTCGCAGACTTCGCCCACTACGCACGCATAGTTTTCAAGGCTTTCGGCTCGAAAGTTAAGCATTGGATCACGTTCAACGAGCCATGGTGTAGCAGTGTGCTTGGGTATAACGTCGGTCAGTTTGCCCCCGGGAGAACAAGTGACCGGTCCAAGAGTCCTGTCGGTGACAGTTCGCGGGAGTGTTGGATCGTGGGCCACAGTCTTCTTGTAGCCCATGGGGCAGCAGTGAAGATCTACCGAGATGAGTTCAAGGCCAGCGATGGTGGAGAGATTGGCATCACTCTTAATG GTGATTGGGCCGAGCCTTGGGACCCCGAGAACCCGGCAGACGTTGAAGCCTGCGATAGGAAGATCGAATTCGCAATCTCCTGGTTCGCAGACCCCATTTATCATGGGAAGTATCCGGACAGCATGGTGAAGCAGTTGGGTGACCGACTGCCGAAGTGGACACCAGAGGATATTGCGCTCGTTCACGGTAGCAACGACTTCTATGGCATGAACCATTACTGCGCCAACTTCATCAAAGCTAAGACCGGCGAAGCGGATCCCAATGACACCGCAGGCAACCTGGAGATTCTGTTGCAAAATAAGAAGGGTGAATGGGTCGGACCCGAGACGCAATCTCCCTGGCTCCGACCCTCCGCAATTGGGTTCCGGAAGCTGTTGAAATGGCTCAGTGAGCGATACAACTACCCCAAGATCTACGTGACGGAGAACGGCACCAGTCTGAAGGGTGAGAACGACTTGCCGCTGGAGCAGCTACTCCAGGACGACTTCCGGACGCAGTATTTCCGGGATTACATTGGCGCTATGGCGGATGCCTACACTCTAGACGGTGTCAATGTCAGGGCCTACATGGCTTGGAGTTTGATGGAGTAA
- a CDS encoding amidase family protein (Asp-tRNAAsn/Glu-tRNAGln amidotransferase A subunit and related amidases), whose protein sequence is MPRSYYADEDQAAETFSLVDATISELEHALSAGWITSVDLVARYLRRISVYDAAGLNLSAIPILNPTVFDEAAASDARRAAGLPARPLEGIPYLVKDSIKVKGMTVASGSPAFENLVATEDAACVQVLREAGAVLLGRTNMPAMAYGGMQRGSYGRAESPYSQEYLTAAYASGSSNGSATATTANFCAFSLGSETVSSGRSPASNNSIIAYTPSKGLLPLRGVWPLYPTCDVLVPHTRTMSDLFKVLDVLAVVDKTPIGDFWNEQKIVPLPSVETIRPRLFDELKEGSALHGKRIGVPSMYIGGKDPLPDKVCTRPSVLKLWERTKDALEACGATVVEVDFPMVTTYEAKASLGELVSVKDLPEDWHSVERCQLVAHSWDDFLAANGQPGLDSLACVDPETIFPLAPGSLRGTPDAANQLRWHEMVEYPKNKPDSIFEIPNLERAIRALENARKETFEQWMDSQGLDVVVFPANGDIGRADADVDPEASLYAWKNGVKYSNGNREIRHLGIPTVSVPMGVMEDTNMPVNLTFAGKAYDDTKLLRYAYAFEEFTHYRQVPPRVPGLDSDVVLTTGNQQSSSVQGQVELPGVTITEQSKCIKDSTVYVEVKGNLPCSRDAQLKQLLDGNGWSLTATYPVSARDGTWSRWTSPALVQTIVVIVAHTNTGQTAASLIHYLIDALKGDVHDSHTLLYLLAYIRKERLYHILDHCQNLFVQVLFL, encoded by the exons ATGCCAAGGTCATATTATGCTGATGAAGACCAGGCTGCTGAAACGTTCAGCCTTGTCGATGCCACTATCTCAGAGCTCGAGCATGCCTTGAGCGCAGGATGGATCACAAGTGTGGATTTGGTAGCGAGGTATCTTCGGCGTATTAGTGTGTACGATGCAGCTGGCCTTAACTTGAGTGCCATTCCTATTCTCAACCCTACTGTTTTCGACgaagctgcagcttctgatGCCCGTCGAGCTGCCGGTCTTCCTGCACGGCCCCTCGAAGGTATTCCTTACCTTGTCAAGGACAGTATCAAAGTCAAGGGTATGACAGTTGCTAGTGGTTCGCCCGCATTTGAGAACCTTGTCGCTACAGAAGATGCTGCGTGTGTCCAGGTTCTGCGGGAGGCTGGTGCGGTTCTCTTAGGAAGAACCAACATGCCTGCCATGGCATACGGAGGCATGCAGCGAGGCTCATACGGCCGTGCGGAGAGTCCGTATAGCCAGGAGTACTTGACAGCAGCATATGCGTCAGGTTCTTCTAACGGATCTGCAACAGCCACCACAGCAAACTTCTGTGCGTTTAGCTTAGGCTCTGAAACTGTGTCCTCAGGAAGATCCCCTGCTTCCAATAATTCCATTATCGCCTATACCCCATCAAAGGGCCTGCTGCCTCTCCGTGGGGTGTGGCCTCTGTATCCGACTTGCGACGTTTTAGTACCCCATACCCGCACCATGTCAGATCTCTTCAAGGTCCTTGATGTTCTTGCTGTTGTCGACAAGACACCTATAGGAGACTTCTGGAATGAGCAGAAGATTGTCCCCTTACCTTCAGTGGAGACAATCCGGCCTCGTTTGTTCGATGAGCTAAAGGAGGGCTCTGCCCTTCATGGAAAACGGATCGGTGTACCTTCAATGTACATCGGTGGCAAGGACCCTCTCCCGGATAAAGTGTGCACGAGACCTTCTGTGCTCAAGCTTtgggaaagaacaaaagacgCCCTGGAAGCATGTGGTGCGACAGTTGTGGAGGTCGACTTCCCAATGGTAACCACTTACGAAGCTAAAGCAAGCCTGGGAGAACTAGTGAGTGTCAAAGACCTTCCAGAAGACTGGCACTCAGTGGAAAGGTGTCAGCTTGTGGCTCACTCCTGGGATGACTTTCTAGCCGCCAACGGCCAGCCTGGACTTGATTCGCTTGCCTGTGTAGACCCCGAGACTATCTTTCCTCTCGCACCCGGTTCTCTTCGCGGAACCCCTGATGCCGCAAACCAGCTTAGATGGCACGAGATGGTCGAATATCCGAAGAACAAGCCCGATTCGATCTTCGAAATTCCGAACCTAGAACGGGCTATTAGAGCCTTGGAAAACGCACGAAAGGAAACATTCGAGCAATGGATGGACAGTCAGGGTCTTGATGTAGTGGTCTTCCCCGCTAATGGCGATATTGGCCGCGCAGACGCAGATGTGGATCCCGAAGCTTCTCTGTACGCTTGGAAGAATGGCGTGAAGTACTCTAACGGAAACCGGGAGATCCGTCATCTTGGTATCCCTACCGTGTCTGTCCCGATGGGCGTGATGGAGGACACAAATATGCCAGTCAATTTGACGTTCGCGGGAAAGGCATATGATGACACCAAGCTGCTGCGTTATGCGTATGCATTCGAAGAATTCACACATTATCGCCAAGTACCGCCTCGTGTGCCAGGGTTAGACTCTGATGTTGTTCTTACGACTGGAAATCAACAGTCCTCCTCTGTTCAAGGTCAGGTAGAACTGCCTGGGGTCACCATTACAGAACAGTCCAAGTGCATCAAGGATTCGACTGTGTATGTTGAGGTCAAAGGAAATCTGCCATGTAGCCGCGACGCGCAGTTGAAACAGCTG CTTGATGGCAACGGATGGAGTTTAACTGCGACATATCCCGTCTCTGCTCGTGACGGCACGTGGTCCCGATGGACAAGCCCTGCTTTAGTCCAGACAATTGTTGTGATTGTGGCTCACACGAACACTGGCCAAACAGCTG CCTCTCTGATTCACTATCTCATCGACGCTCTAAAAGGGGATGTCCACGACAGCCATACTCTCTTGTATTTGCTAGCATATATCAGAAAGGAGAGGCTCTACCATATCCTCGATCATTGCCAGAACCTCTTTGTGCAAGTACTGTTTCTTTAG
- a CDS encoding uncharacterized protein (predicted protein) has translation MFSNEIVDVSNTSTALQHLFRLRKIQANIRRYWDEPTDIQNLNDRSFKLALDEWRKDIPQYSAEEAQRTYLDPLWMTKLYDYSVIILMQGKRKHLMREDLDDILSAGVEVCLNYRLLQEEDQVMCFTWSAVSLR, from the coding sequence ATGTTCAGCAATGAGATAGTGGACGTCTCAAACACGAGCACAGCGTTGCAACACTTGTTTAGACTGCGAAAGATCCAAGCCAACATCCGAAGATACTGGGATGAGCCAACGGATATCCAAAATTTGAATGATAGATCGTTCAAGCTGGCATTGGATGAGTGGAGGAAAGACATACCTCAATACTCTGCGGAAGAAGCGCAGAGAACCTATCTCGATCCTTTATGGATGACAAAACTATATGACTACAGTGTAATCATCCTTATGCAGGGAAAGCGGAAACACCTCATGCGCgaagatcttgatgatatcctttcGGCTGGAGTTGAGGTATGTCTTAACTATAGACTTCtgcaggaagaagaccaggTGATGTGCTTTACATGGTCTGCGGTGAGTCTACGCTAG
- a CDS encoding fungal specific transcription factor domain-containing protein (predicted protein) yields MPDCGPDIDKDNDANTSPTFCSLLDGDLQRKSPGSNAHTIITLGDSTKSRESDGFDSMDTNVDDSKPTEIFPLHDLAVVDGYSFWLEEAYTNLYFSITHFMWPLLDCNAWGSWRHDWSLNEKTDPWKGFFVQMVYAIGSLSYNVLQPGQNHSKRAAEMYSSALAYYPYVMAEASAILQIQASILMIIYSLHCPSSGEISMSVSSIVPFCSATLAEIQNRISSGLDSTLGDTMGGGANLNELMFITCYMLNEIIVSGWERPVSAAYRIVDDDVRISELH; encoded by the coding sequence ATGCCTGATTGCGGTCCTGATATTGATAAGGACAACGATGCTAACACATCTCCAACGTTTTGCAGTCTTTTGGATGGCGACTTGCAGCGAAAGTCTCCGGGTTCGAATGCACATACAATCATCACATTGGGGGATTCTACAAAGTCTAGAGAAAGTGATGGATTCGACTCAATGGATACGAATGTGGATGACTCTAAACCGACAGAGATTTTTCCTCTACATGATCTTGCCGTAGTGGATGGTTATTCATTCTGGCTCGAAGAAGCGTACACCAACCTGTACTTCTCAATTACGCACTTCATGTGGCCATTACTTGATTGCAACGCCTGGGGTTCCTGGCGTCATGACTGGAGTCTAAATGAGAAGACAGATCCATGGAAAGGGTTCTTTGTGCAGATGGTCTATGCCATTGGTTCCTTGTCATACAACGTTCTTCAGCCCGGTCAGAACCATTCAAAGCGGGCGGCTGAGATGTATTCCTCCGCGTTGGCGTACTATCCTTATGTTATGGCAGAAGCGTCCGCTATCCTTCAGATACAAGCGTCAATTCTCATGATTATCTACTCTCTTCACTGCCCTTCTTCAGGAGAGATCTCCATGTCAGTTTCTTCTATCGTTCCTTTTTGCTCAGCTACTTTGGCCGAGATACAGAATCGCATTTCTTCCGGTCTAGATAGCACCCTGGGAGATACGATGGGAGGGGGTGCCAATCTTAACGAGTTAATGTTTATCACTTGTTATATGTTAAACGAAATCATAGTGTCTGGGTGGGAACGACCGGTTTCTGCGGCCTATAggattgtcgatgatgatgtacgCATATCTGAGCTCCATTAA
- a CDS encoding Kelch motif domain protein (predicted protein) — MTSLSSDHHTPHHAFLMPPSIAGGRRGSTDYRPSIKKAQGHIPACLVNASVTYCNNDQIYAFGGFDQYTDEVYNHVLRLNLKDLRWELVDNYGDIPGVRMGHTATLHQGTKLIVFGGENEHREYLSDVVILDITTSTWTQPEIRGPIPRGRARHAAVIYDDKLFVLGGVTGDNKILDDLSYLDLKTWTWSRTWRFTARFDHTAWVWGGRLWTFGGLDPGMERTTDIWWLDLKDIQSLGMTTSQGTVDTPATIGRSTHSPDTMFNSPTQQLSGRSGSYAANSGSVQVRNANRRKPIAPGAISCLQFKSGPHVPALFSGTHFQAYASGVLLDLITPSETVRIFDCNLSSLELDSLRWQRLADGQEIFKPGYRWHYCTVDTSGTKAWLLGSSSDAGATPGTADENHMSEVLCIDLERYGLLGNEMTAASPDQGRALLSERSGISPLSGLGADLSAVFDQAPETGSGADFIITANPDDQVDGDEPGEDASSQAQPAFLPPNAATSPPIHVHRIILQLRWPHFKRLYSAQMVEYHSKKMHIPEPYSVVRAFVYYLYTDSISGHPEYCSDIVDVAGMLVMANLYDMPKLRVLCVNRLSRELDVENAAIIWERAGRTNEEWLMRRAAQFCLSNWGRVVRTDGFKSLSRQSLIELCEVVDMEGRVVAGPELEMVGALSAEGFGSGRDPKRSQLALGGTLADDVDDLDGDEMEGMEMS; from the exons CCTGTCCTCTGATCACCACACACCGCACCACGCATTCCTCATGCCCCCTAGTATAGCCGGCGGTCGCCGCGGTAGCACGGACTACCGCCCGAGCATAAAAAAGGCTCAGGGTCATATTCCAGCATGCCTAGTCAATGCATCTGTGACGTATTGCAACAACGATCAGATTTACGCCTTTGGCGGGTTCGATCAATATACTGATGAAG TGTACAACCACGTTCTGAGGCTGAACCTTAAAGATCTCCGCTGGGAACTTGTAGACAACTATGGCGATATTCCAGGAGTTCGCATGG GACATACTGCCACTCTTCATCAAGGAACCAAGTTGATCGTCTTCGGCGGAGAGAATGAGCATCGCGAATATCTCTCCGATGTGGTCATTCTTGATATCACCACTTCCACTTGGACTCAACCGGAAATTCGTGGACCAATACCGCGAGGAAGGGCCCGCCACGCTGCCGTCATTTACGATGACAAGCTTTTTGTCTTAGGAGGTGTAACTGGAGATAACAAAATCCTTGATGATTTGTCTTACCTGGATCTGAAAACATGGACATGGTCCCGAACCTGGAGATTTACAGCCCGCTTCGACCATACTGCCTGGGTTTGGGGCGGTCGCTTGTGGACTTTTGGAGGCCTTGACCCGGGTATGGAACGTACGACGGATATCTGGTGGCTTGATCTCAAAGACATCCAATCTCTTGGAATGACAACATCGCAAGGTACCGTAGACACCCCCGCGACAATCGGCAGGAGTACTCATAGCCCAGACACAATGTTCAATAGTCCAACACAACAGCTCTCGGGACGATCCGGTAGTTACGCAGCAAATTCAGGGAGTGTACAAGTTCGCAATGCAAACCGACGGAAACCAATCGCTCCGGGTGCCATATCGTGTCTTCAGTTCAAATCTGGTCCTCACGTACCTGCACTGTTCTCTGGAACCCACTTCCAAGCCTATGCTTCTGGTGTTCTGCTCGACTTGATAACTCCATCGGAGACAGTGCGTATCTTCGACTGCAATCTATCGTCATTGGAGCTTGACTCACTACGCTGGCAGAGATTGGCTGATGGGCAAGAGATATTTAAACCGGGTTATAGGTGGCATTACTGTACAGTCGATACGAGTGGCACCAAGGCGTGGCTGTTAGGCAGCAGTTCGGATGCCGGCGCCACTCCTGGAACCGCTGATGAGAATCACATGAGCGAAGTTCTCTGCATTGACCTGGAAAGGTACGGCTTACTTGGCAATGAGATGACAGCCGCCTCGCCCGACCAAGGTAGAGCACTACTTTCAGAACGATCGGGGATATCTCCCTTATCTGGACTCGGTGCGGACCTGTCGGCTGTCTTTGACCAAGCGCCTGAGACCGGTAGTGGCGCCGACTTTATCATCACCGCCAACCCAGACGATCAGGTAGACGGAGATGAGCCTGGAGAGGATGCTTCTTCCCAAGCTCAGCCAGCGTTTCTACCCCCTAACGCAGCCACTTCCCCACCGATCCATGTGCATCGGATTATTTTACAACTAAGATGGCCCCATTTCAAAAGGCTGTATTCTGCTCAAATGGTCGAATATCATTCGAAGAAAATGCATATTCCCGAGCCTTACTCGGTCGTCCGTGCATTCGTCTACTACCTGTATACTGATAGCATCTCAGGTCACCCAGAATACTGTTCTGACATTGTCGATGTGGCGGGAATGCTCGTTATGGCCAACTTGTACGACATGCCTAAGTTACGAGTGTTATGTGTCAACCGGTTAAGCCGCGAACTGGACGTAGAGAATGCAGCCATCATCTGGGAGCGAGCCGGCCGGACGAATGAAGAATGGCTGATGCGCCGTGCAGCTCAGTTCTGTCTCAGCAATTGGGGCCGAGTAGTGCGCACCGACGGCTTCAAGTCTCTGAGCCGGCAGAGTTTGATTGAACTATGTGAGGTGGTTGACATGGAAGGCCGCGTTGTTGCAGGACCTGAATTGGAGATGGTTGGAGCGCTTTCCGCAGAGGGATTTGGCTCTGGCAGAGATCCTAAGCGGTCGCAGCTGGCTCTCGGCGGCACCCTAGCTGACGATGTCGATGACCTCGATGGCGACGAAATGGAAGGGATGGAAATGTCGTGA